In Candidatus Kaistella beijingensis, a genomic segment contains:
- a CDS encoding phage integrase SAM-like domain-containing protein, with amino-acid sequence MAAPKFYLRSTGENCTIQVIYQLSRTLRMRTATGLKIDSAKWHFTEKTTTDNNGNKVKKVIDNGKPRNLAENNKLKADLTKLSSHIENQYNLDYTKGVRFSNQWLKDTINEYFNRPTQTAEEDDNLFSVYLKNYSDQRQIDSRTKKSTDQKFVQLQTKFKEYEKKKTSKYLISEIDKKFLLDFRRFLIDDFKMMESSANRTLKNVKTVLLDARDNGKIINHQINSFSIENIPAVKIFLSFAEIEKIKNTHIIGADLQNAKDWLIIGCYTGQRVSDLLRMTKEMIFTKTDSEGQQYRFIELTQEKTGAEVTIPIHNEVEEILQKYDGNFPPTFGKKGDSKFVLFNRHIKKVCELAGIDNKVKGKVFNDDTKRNEITETEKFKLVSSHICRRSFCTNFYGDKRFTTPQLMAISSHATETVFLSYIGKNSSDHAMQTAKTFKEIEDKKIAN; translated from the coding sequence ATGGCTGCTCCTAAATTTTATCTTCGTTCTACTGGTGAAAATTGCACAATCCAAGTAATTTATCAATTATCGAGAACCTTAAGAATGCGCACAGCAACAGGTTTAAAAATAGATTCTGCTAAATGGCATTTTACCGAGAAGACGACAACTGATAATAATGGCAATAAAGTAAAAAAGGTTATTGATAATGGTAAACCGCGAAATTTAGCGGAAAACAATAAATTAAAAGCTGATTTAACCAAATTAAGCTCACACATAGAGAACCAATATAATTTAGACTATACTAAAGGAGTTCGATTTTCTAATCAGTGGCTGAAAGACACTATTAATGAGTATTTCAACAGACCAACCCAAACAGCGGAAGAAGACGACAATTTGTTTTCTGTTTATTTAAAGAACTATTCTGACCAAAGACAAATAGATTCAAGAACAAAGAAATCCACAGACCAAAAATTTGTACAACTTCAAACCAAGTTTAAAGAATATGAGAAAAAAAAGACATCAAAATATCTCATATCTGAAATTGATAAAAAGTTTTTATTAGATTTTAGAAGGTTTTTGATTGATGATTTTAAAATGATGGAATCTTCCGCAAACAGAACCTTAAAGAATGTCAAAACAGTATTATTAGATGCAAGAGATAACGGAAAGATTATAAACCACCAAATTAACAGCTTTAGCATCGAGAACATTCCAGCCGTCAAAATATTTTTATCATTTGCAGAAATTGAAAAAATCAAAAACACACACATTATTGGAGCTGACCTACAAAACGCTAAAGACTGGCTAATAATAGGATGCTATACAGGGCAAAGAGTTTCCGATCTTCTGCGAATGACAAAAGAAATGATTTTCACCAAAACTGATTCTGAGGGGCAACAGTACAGGTTCATCGAATTAACGCAGGAAAAAACAGGCGCAGAGGTTACGATACCAATACATAACGAAGTTGAGGAAATATTACAAAAGTATGATGGAAACTTCCCGCCAACTTTTGGCAAAAAAGGAGACTCCAAATTTGTTCTGTTTAACAGGCACATTAAAAAAGTCTGCGAATTGGCAGGAATTGATAACAAAGTAAAGGGCAAAGTATTTAATGATGATACAAAAAGAAATGAAATTACCGAAACCGAGAAATTCAAGTTGGTATCGAGCCATATTTGCCGCCGCAGCTTTTGTACGAATTTCTATGGCGATAAAAGATTTACAACGCCACAGTTAATGGCTATTTCCTCACATGCTACTGAAACAGTCTTTTTGTCCTACATTGGCAAGAATTCATCAGACCATGCAATGCAGACCGCTAAAACATTTAAAGAAATTGAAGACAAAAAAATTGCTAACTAA
- a CDS encoding helix-turn-helix domain-containing protein: MSTIQFLQTTPEDLVNQLTAALLPQLKAELAEQFQPKQPDELLTIDEVCTLLKISRSTEGRWRSEGIIKPSNISGTYYYFRSEILKILNDNKLK, translated from the coding sequence ATGAGTACAATTCAATTTTTACAAACCACCCCAGAAGATTTAGTAAACCAATTAACGGCTGCACTACTTCCTCAACTTAAAGCTGAATTAGCTGAACAATTTCAGCCTAAACAACCCGATGAGCTTCTTACAATCGATGAGGTCTGCACTTTACTTAAAATCAGCAGAAGCACAGAAGGAAGATGGAGAAGCGAAGGAATCATCAAGCCATCAAATATCTCGGGAACATATTATTATTTCCGTTCAGAAATTTTAAAAATTTTAAACGATAATAAATTAAAATAA